One window of the Triticum dicoccoides isolate Atlit2015 ecotype Zavitan chromosome 3B, WEW_v2.0, whole genome shotgun sequence genome contains the following:
- the LOC119280692 gene encoding uncharacterized protein LOC119280692 — MCFEFSSCFGGGMKDDYGGERSSHGGCGGRGHGRRGDRGNRNGYNAASDHKPVTAYVHQPAVDEEGRKAHHDGAWKPDHASVVAAAGGHGYYGAYAPDKVHDAPKLPAWHNNVVDDAGYAHNTARLRHRAAPPDHREHAAMDYHHYPTTTTTLVRY; from the coding sequence ATGTGCTTCGAGTTCAGCTCCTGTTTCGGCGGCGGCATGAAGGACGACTACGGCGGCGAGCGGTCCAGCCATGGGGGCTGTGGCGGCCGCGGCCACGGCCGCAGGGGTGACCGCGGGAACCGGAACGGCTACAACGCCGCCTCCGATCACAAGCCGGTGACCGCCTACGTTCACCAGCCGGCTGTTGACGAGGAGGGGCGCAAGGCCCACCACGACGGCGCGTGGAAACCTGATCACGCCTCCGTCGTCGCTGCCGCCGGTGGCCACGGCTATTACGGCGCCTACGCACCTGACAAGGTCCACGACGCGCCGAAGCTTCCTGCCTGGCACAACAATGTCGTCGACGACGCCGGCTACGCCCACAACACGGCGCGCCTTCGCCACCGGGCTGCTCCTCCTGATCATAGGGAGCACGCCGCCATGGATTACCACCACTACCCAACCACCACTACCACTCTCGTAAGGTACTAG